One Deltaproteobacteria bacterium genomic region harbors:
- the pyrE gene encoding orotate phosphoribosyltransferase translates to MSETGKRIAELLLSTQSIQVYSDRPFVFVSGRVSPVYIDCRRLLSFPEARDEILEALAQIARRDIGLDNMDVVAGGETAGIPYAAFVSHYLRKPMIYIRKNPKGYGHTNQIEGVLDEGQRVTLVEDLVTDGFSKLRFNIGVRAQKARITHCLCVFEYSSDALDLHEGKKNLADHDISLHTLSNWDDILSAGADTGFFSEDSRNQILDFLKDPGNWGRRMGFE, encoded by the coding sequence ATGTCAGAGACCGGAAAGAGAATCGCCGAGTTGCTGCTGAGCACGCAGTCCATCCAGGTGTACAGCGACAGGCCGTTCGTGTTCGTGTCGGGCCGGGTATCCCCGGTGTACATCGACTGCCGCCGGCTGCTGTCCTTCCCGGAGGCGCGGGACGAGATCCTCGAAGCCCTGGCGCAGATCGCGCGCCGCGACATCGGCCTCGACAACATGGACGTGGTGGCCGGCGGCGAGACCGCGGGCATCCCCTACGCCGCCTTCGTCTCCCACTACCTGCGCAAGCCCATGATCTACATCCGCAAGAACCCCAAGGGCTACGGCCACACCAACCAGATCGAGGGGGTTCTCGACGAGGGCCAGCGGGTGACCCTGGTGGAGGACCTCGTCACCGACGGCTTCAGCAAGCTCCGCTTCAACATCGGCGTGCGCGCCCAGAAGGCGCGCATCACCCACTGCCTGTGCGTCTTCGAGTACAGCTCCGACGCCCTCGACCTGCACGAGGGCAAGAAGAACCTCGCCGACCACGACATCAGCCTCCACACCCTCTCCAACTGGGACGACATCCTGAGCGCCGGCGCGGACACCGGGTTCTTCTCCGAAGACAGCCGCAACCAGATCCTCGACTTCCTCAAGGACCCGGGCAACTGGGGCCGGCGCATGGGCTTCGAGTAG
- a CDS encoding urea carboxylase-associated family protein: protein MKKVLSEHVPANTGWSGDLKKGQTIRIIAMSTVDFLVLDRDNLRERFDQARTKVYNGKIFLSTGDKLMSRDNRHFMTIVADTFEEGTHDLQKGMCSGHRFQLAKEEGRLREYYHRDYRDDEIPDHGCWENLSGALAPYDIAPEDVPSPFNLFQHMIIDGKTGLMQHTTVRPAAPTNVDMRAERDLLAAFSACPDMPVGGKPVDVEIYEED from the coding sequence ATGAAAAAGGTACTCAGCGAGCACGTCCCCGCCAACACCGGCTGGTCCGGGGACCTCAAGAAGGGGCAGACCATCCGCATCATCGCCATGTCCACGGTGGACTTCCTGGTGCTGGACCGGGACAACCTGCGGGAGCGGTTCGACCAGGCCCGCACCAAGGTTTACAACGGGAAGATTTTCCTGAGCACCGGCGACAAGCTGATGTCCCGGGACAACCGGCACTTCATGACTATCGTGGCGGATACCTTCGAGGAGGGGACCCACGACCTGCAGAAGGGCATGTGCAGCGGCCACCGCTTCCAGTTGGCCAAGGAAGAGGGGCGGCTGCGGGAGTACTACCATCGGGACTACCGGGATGACGAGATCCCGGACCACGGCTGCTGGGAGAACTTGTCCGGGGCGCTGGCGCCCTACGACATCGCGCCGGAGGACGTGCCGAGCCCGTTCAACCTGTTCCAGCACATGATCATCGACGGGAAGACGGGGCTGATGCAGCACACAACGGTTCGGCCGGCGGCGCCGACCAACGTGGACATGCGCGCGGAGCGGGATCTGCTGGCGGCGTTCAGCGCGTGCCCGGACATGCCGGTGGGGGGGAAGCCGGTGGATGTGGAAATTTACGAGGAGGATTGA
- a CDS encoding type II toxin-antitoxin system prevent-host-death family antitoxin, whose protein sequence is MRTINMHEAKTHLSRLVEAAANGEPFIIARAGKPLVKVVAVEAPRPGAMRRIGFLEGKVSVPEDFDRIGSAEIEALFEGKE, encoded by the coding sequence ATGCGTACCATCAACATGCATGAAGCCAAGACGCACCTCTCGCGTCTCGTGGAGGCCGCCGCCAACGGTGAACCGTTCATTATCGCACGCGCGGGCAAGCCATTGGTCAAAGTCGTTGCGGTGGAGGCACCGCGCCCCGGAGCCATGCGGCGGATTGGTTTTCTGGAGGGAAAGGTCTCGGTCCCCGAGGACTTCGACCGTATCGGCTCCGCCGAGATCGAAGCGCTGTTCGAGGGCAAGGAGTGA
- a CDS encoding type II toxin-antitoxin system VapC family toxin produces the protein MKLLLDTHVLLWAAGAAERLPDEARMLLEDPETQPVVSVASLWEVAIKSSIGRPDFQCDPHLLRRGLLENGYAELAVNGAHAVAVALLPQLHKDPFDRLLVAQAQVEGITLLTADEAVGRYPGPIRLL, from the coding sequence GTGAAGCTCCTTCTCGACACCCACGTGTTGCTGTGGGCAGCGGGAGCGGCGGAACGCCTACCGGACGAAGCCCGCATGCTCCTCGAAGACCCGGAGACGCAGCCGGTGGTCAGTGTCGCATCGCTGTGGGAGGTCGCCATCAAGAGTTCGATCGGACGCCCGGATTTTCAATGTGATCCACACTTGCTGCGTCGAGGATTGTTGGAAAACGGCTATGCGGAACTGGCGGTGAACGGCGCCCATGCCGTGGCCGTGGCGTTGTTGCCGCAACTCCACAAAGATCCGTTCGACCGGCTTCTGGTCGCCCAGGCCCAGGTTGAAGGTATCACCTTGCTGACCGCCGACGAGGCCGTCGGGCGTTACCCGGGCCCGATCCGGCTGCTGTGA
- a CDS encoding AAA-like domain-containing protein, with amino-acid sequence MRFFNTTGPVQSEKHYSIPPLSRLDIEDVLTLIRDERYFVLRAPRQTGKTSALLALRDLLNSGAEGDYRCVYANVEAAQAAREDTEKAMRAILGELASWARSTLGDETLADVWPGILAEAGPAGALREVLSRWSEADPRPLVLLIDEIDALVGDSLLSVLRQLRAGYVRRPKSFPQSVVLCGVRDVRDYRIHSSAEKEIIAGGSAFNIKAESLRMGDFSETQVRGLLAQHTAETAQVFTEDALAEVWTLTRGQPWLVNALAYDVCFRNKAGRDRGRAIDAGEVTEARERLIARRETHLDQLADKLQEERVRRVVGPLLSGGDEREFSARDIEYVRDLGLIASDGLLRIANPIYAEVVPRELTYAAQAGLVEETAWYLDADGGLEVGKLLTAFQEFFREHSEHWVARFDYREAEPQLLLQAFLQRVVNGGGRIEREYGLGRMRTDLLIVWPQGARTRKFVIECKVLHKSLERTIGDGLEQTAAYMDRCAAESGHLIIFDRDESRSWEDKLFHRRELAGGVEIEVWGM; translated from the coding sequence ATGCGCTTCTTCAACACCACCGGGCCGGTCCAGTCCGAGAAGCACTACAGCATCCCGCCGCTGAGCCGGCTCGACATCGAAGACGTGCTGACCCTCATTCGCGACGAGCGCTACTTCGTGCTGCGCGCGCCGCGGCAAACCGGCAAGACCTCCGCCCTGCTGGCGTTGCGGGACCTGCTGAACAGCGGCGCCGAGGGCGATTACCGTTGCGTCTACGCCAACGTCGAGGCGGCGCAGGCTGCGCGCGAAGACACCGAGAAGGCCATGCGTGCCATTCTGGGCGAGCTGGCATCCTGGGCGCGCTCGACGCTGGGCGACGAAACGCTGGCTGATGTATGGCCCGGCATTCTTGCCGAGGCGGGCCCGGCCGGGGCGCTCCGCGAGGTGCTGAGCCGCTGGTCCGAGGCCGACCCGAGGCCGCTGGTGCTGCTCATCGACGAGATCGACGCGCTAGTGGGCGATTCCCTGCTGTCGGTGTTGCGCCAGCTTCGGGCGGGATATGTGCGGCGCCCGAAGAGCTTTCCGCAGAGCGTCGTCCTGTGCGGCGTGCGCGACGTGCGCGACTACCGCATCCATTCCAGCGCCGAGAAGGAGATCATCGCCGGCGGGAGCGCGTTCAACATCAAGGCCGAGTCGTTGCGTATGGGGGATTTCTCCGAGACCCAGGTGCGCGGGCTGCTGGCCCAGCATACGGCAGAGACGGCCCAGGTGTTCACCGAGGATGCCCTGGCGGAGGTGTGGACGCTCACCCGCGGCCAGCCGTGGCTGGTCAACGCGCTCGCCTACGATGTCTGCTTCCGCAACAAGGCGGGCCGGGACCGCGGCCGGGCCATCGACGCGGGCGAGGTCACCGAAGCCCGGGAACGCCTCATCGCGCGCCGGGAGACCCACCTGGACCAGTTGGCGGACAAGCTCCAGGAAGAACGGGTGCGCCGGGTGGTGGGACCGTTGCTGAGCGGCGGGGATGAGCGGGAGTTCTCGGCCCGCGACATTGAATACGTCCGGGACCTGGGCTTGATCGCCAGCGACGGTCTGCTGCGCATCGCCAATCCCATCTACGCCGAGGTAGTGCCGCGGGAGCTCACCTATGCCGCCCAGGCCGGGCTGGTGGAAGAGACCGCCTGGTACCTGGACGCCGACGGAGGCCTGGAGGTGGGTAAGCTGCTCACGGCCTTTCAGGAGTTCTTCCGCGAGCATTCCGAGCACTGGGTGGCGCGGTTCGACTACCGGGAGGCCGAGCCGCAGCTTCTCTTGCAGGCGTTCCTGCAGCGGGTGGTGAACGGCGGAGGCCGCATCGAGCGGGAATACGGCTTGGGCCGGATGCGTACCGACCTGCTCATCGTATGGCCCCAGGGCGCGCGGACGCGCAAGTTCGTGATCGAGTGCAAGGTGCTGCACAAGAGCCTGGAGCGCACCATCGGCGACGGCCTGGAGCAGACCGCCGCCTACATGGACCGTTGCGCCGCGGAATCCGGTCACCTGATCATCTTTGACCGCGACGAGAGCCGGAGCTGGGAGGACAAGCTTTTCCACCGCCGCGAACTGGCCGGCGGCGTCGAGATCGAGGTGTGGGGCATGTGA
- a CDS encoding DMT family transporter yields MIPAEAFALACGFFTAVNLTFLKKGLAHGNPISATLLSLAINVLCFWSFVLAVLPWDEILRPELLIFVLVGVIQPGGTRFLAYLSVEKVGVAVTAPIRATTPLFSSLLAIAVLGEQLTPAVGAGTALVVGGITLLSLSEEKSGAWMNILVTLPLLSAFVAGSTQVIRKIGLAGISLPILGAATTTGTSLVAIALSLTVSRNWSMVRFHRRALGYFILAGCSVTLGVASIFMSLHLSDVVIVAPLASLSPLYSLVLSAIFLRDVEVITTRKVVAAGLIVVGVVMITAIR; encoded by the coding sequence GTGATCCCGGCCGAAGCCTTCGCGCTCGCCTGCGGCTTCTTCACCGCCGTCAACTTGACCTTCCTCAAGAAGGGATTGGCCCACGGCAATCCCATCAGCGCCACCCTCCTCTCCCTCGCCATCAACGTGCTGTGCTTCTGGAGCTTCGTCCTGGCGGTGCTGCCGTGGGACGAGATCCTCCGCCCCGAGCTGCTGATCTTCGTGCTGGTGGGCGTGATCCAGCCCGGCGGCACGCGCTTCCTCGCCTATCTGAGCGTGGAGAAGGTGGGGGTGGCCGTCACCGCCCCGATCCGCGCCACCACGCCGCTGTTCTCGTCGCTCCTGGCCATCGCCGTGCTGGGCGAGCAGCTCACCCCGGCCGTGGGCGCGGGCACCGCCCTCGTGGTCGGCGGCATCACCCTGCTGAGCCTGAGCGAGGAAAAGAGCGGCGCATGGATGAACATCCTGGTGACGCTGCCGCTCCTCAGCGCCTTCGTCGCCGGCTCCACCCAGGTCATCCGCAAGATCGGCCTCGCCGGCATCAGCCTCCCCATCCTCGGCGCCGCCACCACCACCGGCACCTCCCTCGTCGCCATCGCCCTGTCCCTGACCGTCTCGCGCAACTGGTCCATGGTGCGCTTCCACCGCCGCGCCCTGGGCTACTTCATCCTGGCCGGCTGCTCCGTGACCCTGGGTGTCGCCAGCATCTTCATGTCCCTGCACCTCTCCGACGTCGTCATCGTCGCCCCGCTGGCGAGCCTGAGCCCGCTCTACAGCCTGGTGCTCTCGGCGATATTCCTGCGGGACGTGGAGGTGATCACGACGCGGAAGGTCGTGGCGGCGGGGTTGATCGTGGTGGGGGTGGTGATGATTACAGCGATAAGGTGA
- a CDS encoding ketoacyl-ACP synthase III: protein MTQPAPRSVILGTGSALPSKVVTNDDLAKIVDTSDEWITSRTGIRERRGLEDSKATSDLALLASERALENAGLDVADLDAIIAGTCTPDYQFPSLGCVLEGKLGAKEVFSFDVNAACSGFLNALSVADLFIRSGRINNALVVGSDVLSRYLDWQDRSTCILFGDAAGAAVLGAGENGDRGILSTQLQTDGSYAETLYIRAGGTKKPATRETVENREHSIYMNGKEVFKVAVRSMEDISRRVLAEAGLGVEDVSLVVPHQANRRIIAALAARLEIPMDKVVVNLDKYGNTSAASVPVALDEVRRAGRIADGDIVLLNAFGAGFAWGASVIRF, encoded by the coding sequence ATGACACAGCCAGCACCGCGAAGCGTCATACTGGGCACGGGTTCGGCCCTTCCCTCCAAGGTCGTCACCAACGACGATCTGGCCAAGATAGTGGACACCAGCGACGAGTGGATCACCTCCCGCACGGGCATCAGGGAACGGCGGGGGCTGGAGGACAGCAAGGCCACCTCGGACCTGGCGCTGCTGGCCTCGGAACGGGCGCTGGAGAACGCGGGCCTCGACGTCGCGGATCTGGACGCCATCATCGCGGGCACGTGCACGCCGGACTACCAGTTCCCCAGCCTGGGCTGCGTCCTCGAAGGCAAGCTCGGCGCCAAGGAGGTGTTCTCGTTCGACGTGAACGCCGCGTGCTCGGGCTTTCTCAACGCGCTCTCGGTGGCGGACCTGTTCATCCGCTCCGGGCGCATCAACAACGCCTTGGTGGTGGGCAGCGACGTGCTCAGCCGCTACCTCGACTGGCAGGACCGCAGCACCTGCATCCTGTTCGGCGACGCCGCCGGCGCCGCGGTGTTGGGTGCCGGCGAGAACGGCGACCGGGGCATCCTCAGCACCCAGCTCCAGACCGACGGCTCCTACGCCGAGACGCTCTACATCCGCGCCGGGGGCACCAAGAAGCCGGCCACGCGGGAGACCGTGGAAAACCGCGAGCACTCCATCTACATGAACGGCAAGGAAGTCTTCAAGGTCGCCGTCCGGTCCATGGAAGACATCAGCCGGCGGGTGCTCGCCGAGGCCGGCCTGGGCGTGGAGGACGTCTCCCTGGTGGTGCCGCATCAGGCCAACCGCCGGATCATCGCCGCCCTGGCCGCGCGCCTCGAGATTCCCATGGACAAGGTCGTCGTCAACCTGGACAAGTACGGCAACACCTCCGCCGCCTCGGTCCCGGTGGCGCTGGACGAGGTCCGCCGCGCGGGGCGCATCGCCGACGGCGACATCGTGCTGCTGAACGCCTTCGGCGCCGGTTTCGCCTGGGGCGCCTCCGTGATCCGGTTCTGA
- the fabF gene encoding beta-ketoacyl-ACP synthase II yields the protein MANPNGRRVVITGMGMLTPLGIGVAANWEAVQAGRSGIGPITRIEDIESFASRIGGEVDDFNPLDYIDAREVKKMDLFMQYGMAAAQMAVEDSGFSVSGDEAFRAGSIVGVGFCGIATIEHYHEVYLKQGPRKISPFFIPKVISNLAPGQIAIRHGLKGVNWTPTSACASGNNAVGEAFHLIREGRQDAVIAGGTEAATTPLGLGGFAAMKALSTRNDEPEKASRPFDKERDGFVMSEGAGMLVLEERERALRRGAPIYAEMIGYGTNGDAYHITSPAPEGEGAARCMALTLADAGVETAEVDYINAHGTSTPYNDANETAAIKSVFGAHARALAVSSTKSMTGHLLGAAGAVEAIYSVLALHHGMLPPTINYETPDPDCDLDYVSNQAREADIRVALSNSFGFGGTNACILLRKAT from the coding sequence ATGGCAAATCCCAACGGACGCAGAGTCGTCATCACCGGCATGGGGATGTTGACCCCCCTGGGCATCGGCGTGGCCGCCAACTGGGAGGCGGTTCAGGCCGGGCGCTCCGGCATCGGCCCCATCACCCGCATCGAGGACATCGAGTCGTTCGCCAGCCGCATCGGCGGCGAGGTGGACGATTTCAACCCGCTGGACTACATCGACGCCAGGGAAGTCAAGAAGATGGACCTGTTCATGCAGTACGGCATGGCCGCCGCGCAAATGGCGGTGGAGGACAGCGGGTTCTCCGTGAGCGGCGACGAAGCGTTCCGCGCCGGGTCCATCGTGGGCGTGGGCTTCTGCGGCATCGCCACCATCGAGCACTATCATGAAGTGTACCTGAAGCAGGGGCCGCGCAAGATATCGCCCTTCTTCATCCCCAAGGTCATCTCCAACCTGGCGCCGGGCCAGATCGCTATCCGCCACGGGCTCAAGGGCGTCAACTGGACCCCCACCTCGGCGTGCGCGTCCGGCAACAACGCCGTGGGCGAGGCCTTCCACCTGATCCGCGAAGGCCGGCAGGACGCGGTCATCGCCGGCGGCACGGAAGCGGCCACGACTCCCCTGGGGCTGGGCGGGTTCGCCGCCATGAAGGCGCTGTCCACGCGCAACGACGAGCCGGAGAAGGCGAGCCGGCCGTTCGACAAGGAGCGGGACGGTTTCGTCATGTCCGAGGGCGCGGGCATGCTGGTGCTGGAGGAGCGCGAACGCGCGCTGCGGCGCGGCGCGCCGATCTACGCCGAGATGATCGGCTACGGCACCAACGGCGACGCCTACCACATCACCTCTCCGGCTCCCGAGGGCGAAGGCGCCGCCCGCTGCATGGCGCTGACCCTGGCGGACGCCGGCGTCGAGACGGCGGAGGTGGACTACATCAACGCCCACGGCACCTCGACCCCCTACAACGACGCCAACGAGACCGCCGCCATCAAGAGCGTGTTCGGCGCGCACGCCCGCGCACTCGCCGTCAGCTCCACCAAGTCCATGACCGGCCACCTGCTCGGCGCCGCCGGCGCGGTGGAAGCCATCTACAGCGTGCTCGCGCTGCACCACGGCATGTTGCCGCCCACCATCAACTACGAGACGCCCGACCCCGACTGCGATCTCGATTACGTATCCAACCAGGCGCGGGAGGCGGACATTCGGGTCGCCCTTTCCAATTCCTTTGGATTCGGCGGCACCAACGCGTGCATCCTGCTCAGGAAGGCGACATGA
- a CDS encoding histone deacetylase: MLPINMRPSAIVTDPVFLKHEPGPYHPENPQRIKTLLDLAGEVAGGGDRFELLPLRSAVQAELELGHGSDYIDLVRSTSEHDRFALDGDTITCRDSFGVALMAVGGFLQLLDAVAASDYGNGFAMARPPGHHALRNRGMGFCLFNTVAIGARYLQEKHGARRVAIMDWDVHHGNGSQDAFYDDPSVLFLSTHQYPYYPGTGAADEVGSGRGEGYTVNVPLPAGCGDAEYLAVFRDIIVPAIERYEPDWLLVSAGFDSHRDDPLAAMGVTERGFGVMANALLELARKHTGGKIAFLLEGGYDLAALRNSVATVLECMQSEEAASFEAGGERIATRIREVLQIRERYW; encoded by the coding sequence ATGTTGCCCATCAACATGCGCCCTTCCGCCATCGTCACGGACCCGGTGTTCCTCAAGCACGAGCCGGGTCCGTACCACCCCGAGAACCCGCAACGGATCAAGACGCTTCTCGACCTCGCCGGCGAGGTCGCGGGCGGCGGCGACCGCTTCGAGCTGCTCCCTTTGCGCAGCGCGGTGCAGGCGGAGCTGGAGCTGGGCCACGGTTCGGACTACATCGATCTCGTGCGCTCGACTTCCGAACACGACCGGTTCGCGCTCGACGGCGACACCATCACGTGCCGGGACTCCTTCGGGGTGGCGCTGATGGCGGTGGGCGGGTTCCTGCAACTGCTGGACGCGGTGGCCGCGTCGGACTACGGCAACGGCTTCGCCATGGCGCGGCCGCCGGGACATCACGCGCTGCGCAACCGCGGCATGGGGTTCTGCCTGTTCAACACGGTGGCGATCGGCGCCCGCTATCTCCAGGAGAAGCACGGTGCGCGGCGGGTCGCCATCATGGACTGGGACGTGCATCACGGCAACGGCTCGCAGGACGCGTTCTACGACGATCCTTCCGTGCTGTTCCTGTCGACGCACCAGTACCCGTACTATCCGGGAACCGGCGCCGCCGACGAGGTGGGCAGCGGCCGGGGAGAGGGCTACACGGTGAACGTGCCGCTGCCGGCGGGCTGCGGCGACGCGGAATACCTGGCGGTCTTCAGGGACATCATCGTCCCGGCCATCGAGCGCTACGAGCCCGACTGGCTGCTGGTATCGGCCGGGTTCGATTCGCACCGCGACGACCCCCTGGCAGCCATGGGCGTCACCGAGCGCGGCTTCGGCGTCATGGCCAACGCGCTGCTGGAGCTGGCGCGGAAACACACCGGCGGCAAGATCGCGTTTCTGTTGGAGGGCGGATACGATCTCGCCGCGCTGCGCAACTCCGTGGCCACCGTGCTGGAGTGCATGCAGTCGGAGGAAGCCGCCTCCTTCGAGGCGGGCGGGGAGCGCATCGCGACCCGTATCCGGGAGGTGCTTCAAATACGCGAGCGGTATTGGTAG
- the tatB gene encoding Sec-independent protein translocase protein TatB produces MFGIGMPELLLILAVALIVLGPKKLPEMARALGRGLAEFRRTTDDMKRELQTATDELETPPPTESTHSEPSGEGPPANTISPAGDPPTKE; encoded by the coding sequence ATGTTTGGTATCGGAATGCCCGAGTTGCTCTTGATCCTGGCCGTGGCCTTGATCGTCCTGGGGCCGAAGAAGCTGCCCGAGATGGCGCGCGCCCTGGGCCGGGGGCTGGCGGAGTTTCGCCGCACCACCGACGATATGAAACGCGAGCTGCAAACCGCCACGGATGAGCTCGAGACGCCTCCGCCTACCGAGAGCACGCATTCCGAGCCGTCCGGAGAAGGCCCCCCCGCCAATACCATATCTCCAGCGGGCGATCCCCCCACGAAAGAGTGA
- the tatC gene encoding twin-arginine translocase subunit TatC translates to MNADEGAGAEESVGADEAERLSHDASMPLTAHLEELRSRLIKSAVTVLLAFLACYAVAGWLIAFMTAPLLRLEAAGLTVIGTGVAEAFFAKLKVAFVAAVFVALPVLLWHAWQFVAPGLYSREKRYARAFVVYGTLFFLLGAGFCYIVIFDVGYRFFLEQYQQLDIRPAIRVSEYLGFSAKLMLAFGVVFELPVVGVFLARVGLIDHRMMIRHFPYALLAIVVLGALLTPPDVVSQILLALPLTVLYGFTVVVVYFMRRKDTGTDEGDEGDEE, encoded by the coding sequence GTGAACGCGGACGAAGGAGCGGGCGCGGAGGAGAGTGTCGGCGCGGACGAAGCGGAGCGGCTGTCGCACGACGCCAGCATGCCGCTCACCGCGCACCTCGAGGAACTGCGCTCCCGTCTCATCAAGTCCGCCGTGACCGTGTTACTGGCCTTCCTGGCCTGTTACGCGGTGGCGGGCTGGCTCATCGCCTTCATGACCGCGCCCCTGCTCCGGCTCGAGGCCGCGGGTCTCACCGTCATCGGCACCGGCGTCGCCGAGGCCTTTTTCGCCAAGCTCAAGGTCGCGTTCGTGGCCGCGGTCTTCGTGGCGCTGCCGGTGCTCCTGTGGCACGCGTGGCAGTTCGTGGCGCCGGGCCTCTACAGCCGGGAAAAACGCTACGCCAGGGCGTTCGTGGTCTACGGCACGCTGTTTTTCCTGCTCGGGGCGGGCTTCTGCTACATCGTGATCTTCGACGTGGGCTACCGCTTCTTCCTGGAGCAGTATCAGCAACTGGACATCCGCCCGGCGATACGCGTGAGCGAGTATCTGGGGTTCTCGGCCAAGCTCATGCTGGCCTTCGGCGTCGTTTTCGAGTTGCCGGTGGTGGGGGTGTTCCTGGCGCGGGTGGGGCTCATCGACCACCGCATGATGATCCGGCATTTCCCTTACGCCCTGCTCGCCATCGTCGTGCTGGGCGCCCTGCTCACGCCGCCGGACGTGGTCTCGCAGATCCTGCTGGCACTGCCGCTGACGGTGCTCTACGGCTTCACCGTCGTGGTGGTCTATTTCATGAGGCGGAAGGACACGGGGACGGACGAGGGGGACGAGGGGGACGAAGAATAG
- a CDS encoding biotin/lipoyl-binding protein, protein MAFIAKLGGQTSVVRITETEKSIYKVVVDGHEFTVDGRRTGRNNYSLLIDNRSFEVDVDVDVDVDATEDEYRVLLDGRTYHISMSDERQVRVGSNQSGIEVSGRQEVKIPMPGKVVTVLVNEGDTVTKGQGLVIVEAMKMENEVRAPSPGTIKEIRVKTGEAVESGQVLVIVE, encoded by the coding sequence ATGGCGTTCATCGCAAAGCTCGGCGGCCAGACCTCGGTCGTGCGCATCACGGAGACCGAGAAGTCCATCTACAAGGTGGTGGTGGACGGGCACGAGTTCACCGTGGACGGGCGGCGCACCGGACGCAACAACTACTCCCTCCTGATCGACAACCGCTCTTTCGAGGTGGACGTCGACGTGGACGTCGACGTGGACGCCACCGAGGACGAGTACCGCGTGCTCCTCGACGGCCGCACCTACCACATCAGCATGTCCGACGAGCGCCAGGTGCGGGTCGGCAGCAACCAGTCCGGCATCGAGGTGTCCGGCCGCCAGGAGGTCAAGATTCCCATGCCCGGCAAGGTCGTCACCGTGCTCGTGAACGAGGGCGACACCGTAACCAAGGGACAGGGGCTGGTGATCGTCGAAGCCATGAAGATGGAGAACGAGGTGCGCGCCCCCAGCCCCGGCACGATCAAGGAGATCCGCGTCAAGACCGGCGAGGCGGTGGAATCCGGGCAGGTGCTGGTGATCGTGGAGTGA